One genomic region from Streptomyces sp. Li-HN-5-11 encodes:
- a CDS encoding heme-copper oxidase subunit III — translation MASVATATTVETGHAHPSVNRPNLTSVGTIIWLSSELMFFAALFAMYFTLRSVTGPAHWKEMAGHLNVPFSSVNTTVLVLSSLTCQLGVFAAERGDVKKLRGWFIVTFIMGAIFIGGQIYEYTSLVKEDGISLSSDPYGSVFYLTTGFHGLHVTGGLIAFLLVLGRTYAARRFTHEQATAAIVVSYYWHFVDVVWIGLFATIYLIK, via the coding sequence ATGGCCAGCGTGGCGACAGCAACGACAGTAGAAACCGGGCACGCGCACCCGTCGGTCAACCGGCCGAACCTCACCAGCGTCGGAACCATCATCTGGCTGAGTTCCGAGCTGATGTTCTTCGCGGCCCTCTTCGCGATGTACTTCACCCTGCGATCGGTGACGGGTCCGGCGCACTGGAAGGAGATGGCGGGACATCTCAACGTCCCGTTCTCCTCGGTGAACACCACGGTTCTGGTGCTCTCCTCCCTCACCTGCCAGCTCGGCGTCTTCGCGGCCGAGCGCGGTGACGTGAAGAAGCTCCGGGGCTGGTTCATCGTCACCTTCATCATGGGTGCGATCTTCATCGGCGGTCAGATCTACGAGTACACGAGCCTGGTGAAGGAGGACGGCATCTCGCTGTCCTCCGACCCGTACGGCTCGGTGTTCTACCTGACCACCGGCTTCCACGGCCTGCACGTGACGGGCGGTCTCATCGCCTTCCTGCTGGTCCTCGGCCGCACCTACGCGGCCCGGAGGTTCACCCACGAGCAGGCGACGGCGGCCATCGTCGTGTCCTACTACTGGCACTTCGTCGATGTCGTCTGGATCGGTCTCTTCGCCACGATCTACCTGATCAAGTAG
- a CDS encoding Ig-like domain-containing protein codes for MSTTTPRTRTAVSCTLLVTALGAGVTACGSDGNPLAANPYDAADEISFNGPTDAGKKADPDKPLEVTTKDSDGRITDVTAVDTAGRYVSGELDADGTRWHSTSPLAAGDHYTVRVSTEDGDGAPGRKVLAFDTSRPQSQKRLNVTFGPDAGAYGVGQPITATLDQPVRDKAERAVVERGLQVESTPAVDGSWYWVDDKHLHYRPQDYWPANATIDVYSNLENIRISDRLWGGSAKPLTITTGDRIIAVTDAATHQMAVWKNNQMIKQIPVTTGKPGFDTRNGVKVVLAKQYFVRMKSSTVGIADFYDLPVYYAARVTWSGEYVHAAPWSVGSQGYANVSHGCTGMSTANAQWFFKTIHEGDIVQVVNSKGQPMEPFSNGFGDWNIPWQKWVLGSALTAAGTPDTTPQAVQARLRPQGL; via the coding sequence ATGAGCACCACCACTCCGCGCACCCGCACCGCCGTCAGCTGCACCCTGCTGGTGACCGCCCTCGGCGCCGGCGTCACCGCCTGCGGCTCGGACGGCAACCCGCTGGCCGCCAACCCGTACGACGCGGCGGACGAGATCTCCTTCAACGGCCCCACGGACGCCGGCAAGAAGGCCGACCCCGACAAGCCCCTGGAGGTCACCACCAAGGACTCGGACGGGCGCATCACCGACGTCACGGCCGTGGACACCGCAGGGCGCTACGTCTCGGGCGAACTCGACGCCGACGGCACCCGCTGGCACAGCACCTCACCGCTCGCCGCCGGCGACCACTACACGGTCCGGGTGAGCACGGAGGACGGCGACGGCGCACCCGGCCGCAAGGTCCTCGCCTTCGACACCAGCAGACCTCAGTCCCAGAAGCGCCTGAACGTCACGTTCGGGCCGGACGCGGGCGCCTACGGCGTCGGCCAGCCCATCACGGCCACCCTGGACCAGCCCGTCCGGGACAAGGCCGAGCGCGCCGTCGTGGAACGCGGTCTCCAGGTCGAGTCCACGCCCGCCGTGGACGGTTCCTGGTACTGGGTGGACGACAAGCATCTCCACTACCGTCCCCAGGACTACTGGCCCGCGAACGCCACCATCGACGTGTACAGCAACCTGGAGAACATCAGGATCAGCGACCGGCTGTGGGGCGGCTCCGCCAAGCCGCTGACCATCACCACCGGCGACCGCATCATCGCCGTGACCGACGCGGCCACCCATCAGATGGCGGTCTGGAAGAACAACCAGATGATCAAGCAGATCCCCGTCACCACCGGCAAGCCCGGCTTCGACACCCGCAACGGGGTCAAGGTGGTCCTCGCCAAGCAGTACTTCGTACGGATGAAGAGCTCCACCGTCGGCATCGCGGACTTCTACGACCTGCCCGTCTACTACGCCGCCCGCGTCACCTGGAGCGGCGAGTACGTCCACGCGGCCCCCTGGTCCGTCGGCTCCCAGGGCTACGCCAACGTCAGCCACGGCTGCACCGGCATGAGCACCGCCAACGCCCAGTGGTTCTTCAAGACCATCCACGAGGGCGACATCGTCCAGGTCGTCAACTCCAAGGGGCAGCCGATGGAGCCCTTCAGCAACGGCTTCGGCGACTGGAACATCCCCTGGCAGAAGTGGGTCCTGGGCAGCGCCCTGACCGCCGCGGGCACCCCGGACACCACACCCCAGGCGGTCCAGGCGAGACTGCGCCCGCAGGGCCTGTGA
- a CDS encoding cytochrome c oxidase subunit 4, whose amino-acid sequence MKIQGKMFMWLSAFLLVMAIVYGVWSKEPAGTTALFLAFGLSIMVGFYLGFTARRIDVGAQDNKEADVADDAGEIGFFSPHSWQPLALGTGGALAFLGIALGWWLLYFAAPLIMIALWGWVFEYYRGENRTQ is encoded by the coding sequence GTGAAGATCCAGGGCAAGATGTTCATGTGGCTGAGCGCCTTCCTGCTCGTCATGGCGATCGTCTATGGCGTGTGGTCGAAGGAGCCGGCCGGTACCACGGCCCTCTTCCTGGCCTTCGGTCTGAGCATCATGGTCGGCTTCTACCTGGGCTTCACGGCCCGGCGGATCGACGTGGGCGCGCAGGACAACAAGGAGGCCGACGTCGCGGACGACGCGGGCGAGATCGGCTTCTTCAGCCCGCACAGCTGGCAGCCGCTCGCCCTCGGCACCGGTGGCGCGCTGGCCTTCCTCGGCATCGCGCTCGGCTGGTGGCTGCTGTACTTCGCGGCGCCGCTCATCATGATCGCCCTGTGGGGCTGGGTCTTCGAGTACTACCGCGGTGAGAACCGCACCCAGTAA
- the ctaD gene encoding cytochrome c oxidase subunit I → MSILNEPQGAAAAEDSYESELPVRRKQPGNVVIKWLTTTDHKTIGTLYLATSFAFFLIGGVMALLMRAELARPGLQIMSNEQFNQAFTMHGTIMLLMFATPLFAGFTNWIMPLQIGAPDVAFPRLNMFAYWLYLFGSLIAVGGFLTPQGAADFGWFAYAPLSDAVHSPGVGGDLWIMGLAFSGFGTILGSVNFITTIICMRAPGMTMFRMPIFTWNVLLTAVLVLLAFPVLAAALFALEADRKFGAHVFDAANGGALLWQHLFWFFGHPEVYIIALPFFGIISEVIPVFSRKPMFGYMGLIGATISIAGLSVTVWAHHMYVTGGVLLPFFSFMTFLIAVPTGVKFFNWIGTMWKGSLSFETPMLWATGFLITFTFGGLTGVILASPPMDFHISDSYFVVAHFHYVVFGTVVFAMFSGFHFWWPKFTGKMLDERLGKITFWTLFIGFHGTFLIQHWLGVEGMPRRYADYLAADGFTTLNTISTICSFLLGMSILPFLYNVWKTAKYGKPVGVDDPWGYGRSLEWATSCPPPRHNFLTLPRIRSESPAFDLHHPEIAALDQLENTGHGESALAGGKEAGK, encoded by the coding sequence GTGAGCATCCTCAACGAACCCCAGGGTGCCGCGGCAGCAGAGGACTCCTACGAGAGCGAGCTGCCGGTCCGGCGCAAGCAACCCGGCAACGTCGTGATCAAGTGGCTCACGACCACCGACCACAAGACGATCGGCACGCTGTACCTCGCGACGTCGTTCGCGTTCTTCCTGATCGGCGGCGTGATGGCGCTGCTGATGCGCGCCGAGCTGGCCCGTCCGGGCCTGCAGATCATGTCGAACGAGCAGTTCAACCAGGCGTTCACGATGCACGGCACGATCATGCTGCTGATGTTCGCGACGCCGCTGTTCGCCGGCTTCACGAACTGGATCATGCCGCTGCAGATCGGCGCCCCGGACGTGGCGTTCCCGCGGCTGAACATGTTCGCCTACTGGCTGTACCTGTTCGGCTCGCTGATCGCGGTGGGTGGCTTCCTCACCCCGCAGGGCGCGGCCGACTTCGGCTGGTTCGCCTACGCCCCGCTGTCGGACGCCGTGCACTCGCCGGGCGTCGGCGGCGACCTGTGGATCATGGGTCTGGCCTTCTCCGGCTTCGGCACCATCCTCGGCTCGGTCAACTTCATCACCACGATCATCTGCATGCGCGCGCCCGGCATGACCATGTTCCGCATGCCGATCTTCACCTGGAACGTGCTGCTGACCGCGGTGCTCGTCCTGCTCGCCTTCCCGGTGCTGGCCGCCGCGCTGTTCGCCCTGGAGGCGGACCGGAAGTTCGGCGCCCATGTCTTCGACGCGGCCAACGGCGGCGCGTTGCTGTGGCAACACCTCTTCTGGTTCTTCGGCCATCCAGAGGTGTACATCATCGCGCTGCCGTTCTTCGGCATCATCAGTGAGGTCATCCCGGTCTTCTCCCGCAAGCCGATGTTCGGCTACATGGGCCTGATCGGCGCGACCATCTCCATCGCCGGCCTCTCCGTGACCGTGTGGGCGCACCACATGTACGTCACCGGCGGTGTGCTCCTGCCGTTCTTCTCCTTCATGACGTTCCTCATCGCCGTCCCGACCGGTGTGAAGTTCTTCAACTGGATCGGCACGATGTGGAAGGGCTCGCTGAGCTTCGAGACCCCGATGCTGTGGGCGACCGGCTTCCTGATCACCTTCACCTTCGGTGGTCTGACCGGCGTCATCCTGGCCTCGCCGCCGATGGACTTCCACATCTCGGACTCGTACTTCGTGGTGGCGCACTTCCACTACGTGGTCTTCGGCACCGTCGTCTTCGCGATGTTCTCCGGCTTCCACTTCTGGTGGCCGAAGTTCACCGGCAAGATGCTCGACGAGCGTCTCGGCAAGATCACTTTCTGGACGCTGTTCATCGGCTTCCACGGCACCTTCCTCATCCAGCACTGGCTGGGCGTCGAGGGCATGCCGCGCCGGTACGCCGACTACCTGGCGGCGGACGGCTTCACCACGCTCAACACGATCTCCACGATCTGCTCGTTCCTGCTCGGCATGTCGATCCTGCCGTTCCTCTACAACGTGTGGAAGACGGCCAAGTACGGCAAGCCGGTCGGCGTCGACGACCCGTGGGGCTACGGCCGTTCGCTGGAGTGGGCGACCTCCTGCCCGCCGCCGCGGCACAACTTCCTCACGCTCCCCCGTATCCGCAGCGAATCACCGGCGTTCGACCTGCACCACCCCGAGATCGCGGCGCTCGACCAGCTCGAGAACACCGGTCACGGTGAGAGCGCCCTCGCCGGCGGCAAGGAGGCCGGCAAGTGA
- the coxB gene encoding cytochrome c oxidase subunit II has translation MSPNGSDRSPRRPMRRKLLQALTAGLVLATATGCTYKDFPRLGMPTPTTEEGPRILQLWQGSWAAAIAVGVLVWGLILWSAIFHRRSRTKVEVPPQTRYNMPIEALYTVVPLIIVSVLFYFTARDESKLLDESKKPDVTINVVGYQWSWAFNYIEPVAGSTGNAKTDPNLVAIPDRFKKDFPADAGGVYDFGTPATRNPQTGNPGPTLWLPKGETVRFILTSRDVIHSFWVLPFLMKMDVIPGHTNSFQVTPDMEGTFRGKCAELCGQDHSRMLFNVKVVSPERYQQHLKDLAKKGQTGYVPSGIAQTSHEKNRETNNL, from the coding sequence GTGAGTCCCAACGGCTCCGACCGCTCGCCGCGGCGCCCGATGCGGCGGAAGCTGCTGCAGGCACTGACTGCGGGCCTGGTCCTGGCGACCGCAACCGGTTGCACATACAAGGACTTCCCCCGGCTGGGTATGCCCACCCCCACCACGGAAGAGGGTCCGCGGATCCTCCAGTTGTGGCAGGGTTCCTGGGCGGCCGCGATCGCGGTCGGTGTGCTGGTGTGGGGTCTGATCCTGTGGAGTGCCATCTTCCACCGGCGCAGCCGCACCAAGGTCGAGGTCCCTCCGCAGACCCGGTACAACATGCCCATCGAGGCCCTGTACACGGTGGTCCCGCTCATCATCGTCTCGGTGCTCTTCTACTTCACCGCGCGTGACGAGTCGAAGCTCCTCGACGAATCCAAGAAGCCCGACGTCACCATCAACGTCGTCGGCTACCAGTGGAGCTGGGCCTTCAACTACATCGAGCCCGTCGCCGGTTCCACGGGCAACGCGAAGACCGACCCGAACCTGGTCGCCATCCCGGACCGGTTCAAGAAGGACTTCCCGGCGGACGCGGGCGGTGTCTACGACTTCGGTACTCCCGCCACGCGGAACCCGCAGACCGGCAACCCGGGTCCCACGCTGTGGCTGCCCAAGGGTGAGACCGTCCGCTTCATCCTGACCTCGCGGGACGTCATCCACTCCTTCTGGGTGCTGCCGTTCCTGATGAAGATGGACGTCATCCCGGGCCACACCAACTCCTTCCAGGTGACCCCCGACATGGAGGGCACCTTCCGGGGCAAGTGCGCCGAGCTCTGCGGCCAGGACCACTCCCGGATGCTGTTCAACGTGAAGGTCGTCTCGCCGGAGCGTTACCAGCAGCACCTCAAGGACCTCGCCAAGAAGGGGCAGACCGGTTACGTTCCCTCGGGCATCGCGCAGACGAGCCACGAGAAGAACCGGGAGACGAACAACCTGTGA